A single region of the Leptothrix cholodnii SP-6 genome encodes:
- a CDS encoding NADH-quinone oxidoreductase subunit A, which produces MNLENYLPVILFILVGVGVGVAPQVLGFLLGPRRPYAAKNSPYECGFEAFEDARMKFDVRYYLVAILFILFDLEIAFLFPWAVSLREIGATGFWAMMIFLGILVVGFVYEWKKGALDWE; this is translated from the coding sequence ATGAACCTGGAAAACTACCTACCTGTCATCCTGTTCATCCTGGTGGGTGTCGGGGTTGGCGTGGCACCCCAGGTGCTGGGTTTTCTGCTTGGTCCGCGTCGTCCGTATGCGGCCAAGAACTCTCCCTACGAGTGCGGTTTCGAGGCCTTCGAGGACGCGCGCATGAAGTTCGATGTGCGCTACTACCTGGTTGCCATCCTCTTCATCTTGTTCGATCTCGAGATCGCCTTCCTCTTTCCGTGGGCGGTGTCTCTGCGCGAGATCGGTGCAACCGGCTTCTGGGCCATGATGATCTTCCTGGGCATCCTCGTGGTGGGATTCGTCTATGAATGGAAGAAGGGCGCCCTCGACTGGGAATGA
- a CDS encoding NuoB/complex I 20 kDa subunit family protein → MGIEGVLKEGFVTTSVDTLINWSKTGSLWPMTFGLACCAVEMMHAGASRYDIDRFGMLFRPSPRQSDLMIVAGTLCNKMAPALRKVYDQMAEPRWVLSMGSCANGGGYYHYSYSVVRGCDRVVPVDVYVPGCPPTAEALLYGILQLQAKIRRENTIAR, encoded by the coding sequence ATGGGCATTGAAGGCGTTCTCAAGGAAGGTTTCGTCACGACCAGTGTCGATACCTTGATCAACTGGTCCAAGACCGGCTCGCTCTGGCCGATGACCTTCGGTCTGGCGTGCTGTGCGGTCGAGATGATGCATGCGGGCGCATCACGCTACGACATCGATCGTTTCGGCATGCTGTTCCGCCCCAGTCCGCGGCAGAGCGATCTGATGATCGTGGCCGGCACGTTATGCAACAAGATGGCGCCGGCGTTGCGCAAGGTCTATGACCAGATGGCCGAGCCGCGCTGGGTGCTGAGCATGGGCTCGTGTGCCAATGGCGGTGGTTATTACCACTACAGCTATTCGGTCGTGCGGGGTTGCGACCGCGTGGTGCCGGTCGACGTCTACGTGCCGGGCTGTCCGCCCACGGCCGAGGCGCTGCTCTACGGCATCCTGCAGTTGCAGGCCAAGATCCGCCGCGAAAACACCATCGCGCGCTGA
- a CDS encoding NADH-quinone oxidoreductase subunit C — MTQKLDTLQAAIERVIGDRIVHLVRDRGELTLTVKATDYAAIGKTLRDHPDLGFEQLIDICGVDYSGYKDGGYEGLRYAAVSHLLSVQHNWRLRLKVFAPDDDFPLVASLTPIWSGANWFEREAFDMYGIVFDGHTDLRRILTDYGFIGHPMRKDFPVTGHVEMRYDPEQKRVIYQPVSIEPREITPRIIREDNYGGLH; from the coding sequence ATGACTCAAAAACTGGACACCCTGCAGGCTGCGATCGAGCGTGTGATCGGCGATCGCATCGTGCATCTCGTGCGCGATCGTGGCGAGCTCACCTTGACCGTCAAGGCAACTGACTACGCTGCCATCGGCAAGACGCTGCGTGATCATCCGGACCTCGGATTCGAGCAGCTGATCGACATCTGCGGCGTCGACTACAGCGGCTACAAGGACGGTGGTTACGAGGGCCTGCGTTATGCGGCGGTCTCGCACCTGCTGTCGGTGCAGCACAACTGGCGCCTGCGCCTGAAGGTGTTCGCGCCCGACGACGACTTCCCGCTGGTCGCTTCGCTCACGCCGATCTGGAGCGGTGCCAACTGGTTCGAGCGCGAAGCCTTCGACATGTACGGGATCGTCTTCGACGGTCACACCGACCTGCGTCGCATCCTGACCGACTATGGCTTCATCGGGCATCCGATGCGCAAGGACTTCCCGGTCACCGGTCATGTCGAGATGCGCTACGACCCCGAGCAGAAGCGCGTGATCTACCAGCCGGTCTCGATCGAGCCGCGCGAGATCACGCCGCGCATCATCCGCGAAGACAACTACGGCGGCCTGCACTAA
- a CDS encoding NADH-quinone oxidoreductase subunit D, with protein MAEIKNYTLNFGPQHPAAHGVLRLVLELDGEVIQRADPHIGLLHRGTEKLAESKTFIQSLPYMDRLDYVSMMCNEHAYCLAIEKLMGIQVPERAQYIRVMFSEITRLLNHLLWLGCHGMDCGAMNMLIYCFREREDLFDMYEAVSGARMHAAYFRPGGVYRDLPDVMPQYKVSKIRNAKAMARLNENRQGSLLDFIDDFTKRFPTLVDEYETLLTDNRIWKQRTVGIGVLTPERALNLGLTGAMIRGSGIAWDLRKTQPYDVYDRMDFDIPVGVNGDTYDRYLVRVEEMRQSNRIIEQCSAWLRANPGPVITDNHKVAPPSRVEMKTSMEELIHHFKLFTEGFHVPEGEAYAAVEHPKGEFGIYAISDGANKPYRLKIRAPGFAHLAALDEMSRGHMIADAVAIIGTMDIVFGEIDR; from the coding sequence ATGGCAGAAATCAAGAACTACACGCTGAACTTCGGTCCCCAGCACCCGGCCGCGCACGGTGTGCTGCGCCTGGTGCTCGAACTGGACGGCGAAGTCATCCAGCGTGCCGACCCACACATCGGCCTGCTGCACCGCGGCACCGAGAAGCTGGCCGAGAGCAAGACCTTCATCCAGTCCTTGCCCTACATGGACCGTCTCGACTACGTGTCGATGATGTGCAACGAGCACGCCTACTGCCTGGCGATCGAAAAGCTCATGGGCATCCAGGTGCCCGAGCGGGCGCAGTACATCCGCGTCATGTTCAGCGAGATCACGCGTCTGCTGAACCATCTGCTGTGGCTGGGCTGTCACGGCATGGACTGCGGTGCGATGAACATGCTCATCTACTGCTTCCGGGAGCGTGAAGACCTGTTCGACATGTACGAGGCGGTGTCGGGTGCACGCATGCACGCGGCCTATTTCCGTCCGGGCGGTGTCTATCGCGACCTGCCGGACGTGATGCCGCAGTACAAGGTCAGCAAGATCCGCAACGCCAAGGCGATGGCGCGTCTCAACGAGAACCGCCAGGGCTCGCTGCTCGATTTCATCGACGATTTCACCAAGCGCTTCCCGACGCTGGTCGACGAATACGAAACGCTGCTGACCGATAACCGCATCTGGAAGCAGCGCACCGTGGGCATCGGCGTGCTGACGCCCGAGCGGGCGCTCAACCTTGGCCTGACCGGCGCGATGATCCGCGGCTCCGGCATCGCCTGGGACCTGCGCAAGACGCAGCCCTACGACGTCTACGACCGCATGGACTTCGACATCCCGGTTGGCGTCAACGGCGACACCTACGACCGCTACCTGGTGCGTGTCGAGGAGATGCGCCAGTCGAACCGCATCATCGAGCAGTGCTCGGCTTGGCTGCGTGCCAATCCGGGCCCGGTGATCACCGACAACCACAAGGTCGCTCCGCCGTCGCGCGTCGAGATGAAGACCTCGATGGAAGAGCTGATCCACCACTTCAAGCTGTTCACCGAAGGTTTCCACGTGCCCGAAGGCGAGGCCTATGCGGCCGTCGAGCACCCGAAGGGCGAGTTCGGCATCTACGCCATCAGCGATGGCGCGAACAAGCCGTACCGCCTGAAGATCCGCGCTCCCGGCTTCGCGCATCTGGCCGCACTCGACGAGATGTCGCGTGGCCACATGATTGCCGACGCCGTGGCCATCATCGGCACGATGGACATCGTGTTCGGCGAAATCGATCGATGA
- the nuoE gene encoding NADH-quinone oxidoreductase subunit NuoE yields MSNASFPAQTAPFSAATLERFAREVAKYPADQKQSAVMACLSIAQQVNGWVSAEAEKQIADYLGMPAIAVHEVTTFYNMYNQQPVGQFKLNVCTNLPCLLRNGQAALEHLCQKLGVEDGGTTADGLFTVQKCECLGACADAPVMLVNDRQMISYMSHDKLDQLVDTLKAHAKQGA; encoded by the coding sequence ATGTCGAATGCATCCTTCCCGGCGCAAACCGCGCCGTTCTCGGCCGCCACGCTGGAGCGCTTCGCTCGCGAAGTGGCCAAGTACCCGGCCGATCAGAAGCAGTCGGCCGTGATGGCCTGCCTGTCGATCGCGCAGCAGGTCAACGGCTGGGTCTCTGCTGAAGCCGAGAAGCAGATCGCCGACTACCTCGGCATGCCCGCGATCGCGGTGCACGAGGTGACGACCTTCTACAACATGTACAACCAGCAGCCGGTCGGGCAGTTCAAGCTCAACGTCTGCACCAACCTGCCGTGCCTGTTGCGCAACGGCCAGGCGGCGCTGGAGCACCTGTGCCAGAAGCTGGGCGTCGAAGACGGTGGCACCACCGCCGACGGCCTGTTCACGGTGCAGAAGTGCGAATGCCTCGGCGCCTGTGCCGACGCGCCGGTGATGCTGGTCAACGACCGCCAGATGATCAGCTACATGAGCCACGACAAGCTCGACCAGCTGGTCGACACGCTCAAGGCGCACGCCAAGCAAGGGGCCTGA
- the nuoF gene encoding NADH-quinone oxidoreductase subunit NuoF, with translation MTLDLSQVLAGFQATGTETCFHDRHINSQIYAGLNGKNWRLADYEARGGYQALRKILGADGGEGMTADQVIAEVKGSGLRGRGGAGFPTGLKWSFMPRALPVQKYLVCNSDEGEPGTCKDRDILRYNPHIVIEGMIIAAYAMGITVGYNYIHGEIFDAYERFEEALEEARAAGYLGNQILGSRHTFQLHAFHGFGAYICGEETALLESLEGKKGQPRFKPPFPASFGLYGKPTTINNTETFAAVPWIIRNGGPAYLECGKPNNGGTKIFSMVGDVERPGNYEIPMGTPFSTLLELAGGVKGGKKLKAVIPGGSSSPVLPADVMMACTMDYDSISKAGSMLGSGAVIVMDDTRCMVKSLLRLSYFYSHESCGQCTPCREGTGWLWRIVDRIEHGHGRAEDLALLDNVAENIMGRTICALGDAAAMPVRAMLKHFRHEFVHHIEHKTCVVPAYV, from the coding sequence ATGACGCTCGATCTCTCCCAAGTGCTGGCCGGCTTCCAGGCCACCGGCACCGAAACCTGCTTTCACGACCGCCACATCAACTCGCAGATCTATGCGGGCCTGAACGGCAAGAACTGGCGCCTGGCCGACTACGAAGCGCGTGGCGGCTACCAGGCGCTGCGCAAGATCCTCGGCGCCGACGGCGGCGAGGGCATGACCGCCGATCAGGTGATCGCCGAGGTCAAGGGTTCGGGTCTGCGCGGCCGGGGCGGTGCGGGTTTCCCGACCGGCCTCAAGTGGAGTTTCATGCCGCGCGCCCTGCCGGTGCAGAAGTACCTGGTCTGCAACTCCGACGAGGGTGAGCCGGGCACGTGCAAGGATCGCGACATCCTGCGCTACAACCCGCACATCGTCATCGAAGGCATGATCATCGCGGCCTACGCGATGGGCATCACGGTCGGCTACAACTACATACACGGCGAGATCTTCGACGCCTACGAGCGTTTCGAAGAGGCGCTCGAGGAAGCGCGTGCCGCCGGCTATCTGGGCAACCAGATCCTGGGCAGCAGGCACACCTTCCAGCTGCACGCCTTCCACGGTTTCGGCGCCTACATCTGCGGTGAAGAGACCGCGCTGCTCGAATCGCTCGAAGGCAAGAAGGGCCAGCCGCGCTTCAAGCCGCCGTTCCCGGCCAGCTTCGGCCTGTACGGCAAGCCGACCACGATCAACAACACCGAAACCTTCGCGGCGGTGCCCTGGATCATCCGCAACGGCGGTCCGGCCTACCTCGAATGCGGCAAGCCCAACAACGGCGGCACCAAGATCTTCTCGATGGTCGGTGACGTCGAACGTCCGGGCAACTACGAGATCCCGATGGGCACGCCGTTCAGCACGCTGCTGGAGCTCGCCGGTGGCGTCAAGGGTGGCAAGAAGCTCAAGGCCGTGATCCCTGGCGGATCGTCGTCGCCGGTGCTGCCGGCCGACGTCATGATGGCCTGCACGATGGACTATGACTCCATCAGCAAGGCCGGTTCGATGCTCGGTTCGGGCGCCGTGATCGTGATGGACGACACCCGCTGCATGGTCAAGAGCCTGCTGCGCCTGTCGTACTTCTACAGCCACGAAAGCTGCGGCCAGTGCACGCCGTGCCGCGAAGGCACCGGCTGGCTGTGGCGCATCGTCGACCGCATCGAACACGGCCATGGCCGTGCCGAAGACCTGGCGCTGCTCGACAACGTGGCCGAGAACATCATGGGTCGCACCATCTGCGCCCTCGGCGATGCCGCCGCGATGCCCGTGCGCGCGATGCTCAAGCATTTCCGCCACGAGTTCGTCCACCACATCGAGCACAAGACCTGCGTGGTCCCGGCTTACGTCTGA
- the nuoG gene encoding NADH-quinone oxidoreductase subunit NuoG, whose product MIEIELDGKKVSVNEGSMVMHAAEAAGTYIPHFCYHKKLSIAANCRMCLVDVEKAPKPMPACATPVTQGMIVRTKSDKALKAQQSVMEFLLINHPLDCPICDQGGECQLQDLAVGYGKSASRYEEEKRVVFHKEVGPLISMEEMSRCIHCTRCVRFGQEVAGQMELGMIHRGEHSEITTVVGETIDSELSGNMIDICPVGALTSKPFRYSARTWELSRRKSVSPHDSNGANLVVQVKNHQVLRVVPFENDAVNECWIADRDRFSYEAFNSDARNTTPMLKQGGQWKAVDWTSALEYVAKGLKGIAAQHGNASIGALASACSTSEELYLLGQLVRGLGSDNIDHRLRHADFRQDAGAVRWLGTSIASLSTLDRALVVGSFLRKDHPLFAQRLRQAARRGAQVTRVHALADNWLISIAAEAVGAPSEWVTLLGEIASAIAAAKGVAAPFALTAGAQAQAIAQSLLGGERKAVLLGNAAAQHPQADDLLALANWIAEQTGASVGYLGEAGNSVGAQLVGAQPQQGGLDAGQMLAQPRKAYLLFNTEPVLDAANAARAAKALAAADMVVAFSPFSANLEHADVLLPIAPFTETGGSFVNADGRVQSFHGVVRPLGDTRPGWKVLRVLGNLLGLPGFTQETVEEVRAQAYGDVATIPARLSNRTRTLARTAATPQGLQRLADVPIYATDSTVRRAPALQRTADAAASVVSVPSELWGRLGLVAGASLRITQDGASVTLPAQLDASLAANTVRVSAALSATAVLGDAFGTLAVEPA is encoded by the coding sequence ATGATTGAAATCGAACTCGACGGCAAGAAGGTCTCGGTCAACGAAGGCAGCATGGTGATGCATGCGGCCGAAGCGGCCGGCACCTACATCCCGCATTTCTGCTACCACAAGAAGCTCTCGATCGCGGCCAACTGCCGCATGTGCCTGGTCGACGTCGAGAAGGCGCCCAAGCCGATGCCGGCCTGCGCCACTCCGGTGACGCAGGGCATGATCGTGCGCACCAAGAGCGACAAGGCGCTGAAGGCGCAGCAGTCGGTGATGGAGTTCCTGCTCATCAATCACCCGCTCGACTGCCCGATCTGCGACCAGGGCGGCGAATGCCAGTTGCAGGATCTGGCCGTGGGCTACGGCAAGTCGGCCTCGCGCTACGAAGAAGAAAAGCGCGTGGTCTTCCATAAAGAGGTCGGCCCGCTGATCTCGATGGAAGAGATGAGCCGTTGCATCCATTGCACCCGCTGCGTGCGCTTCGGCCAGGAAGTGGCCGGCCAGATGGAACTGGGCATGATCCATCGCGGCGAGCACTCCGAGATCACCACGGTGGTCGGCGAGACGATCGACTCCGAGCTGTCGGGCAACATGATCGACATCTGCCCGGTCGGTGCGCTCACCAGCAAGCCGTTCCGCTACAGCGCCCGCACCTGGGAACTGTCGCGCCGCAAGAGCGTCAGCCCGCATGACAGCAACGGCGCCAACCTCGTGGTGCAGGTCAAGAACCACCAGGTCCTGCGCGTGGTGCCGTTCGAGAACGACGCCGTCAACGAATGCTGGATCGCCGACCGCGACCGCTTCAGCTACGAAGCCTTCAACAGCGACGCCCGCAACACGACGCCCATGCTCAAGCAGGGCGGCCAGTGGAAGGCGGTCGACTGGACCTCGGCGCTCGAATACGTCGCCAAGGGTCTGAAGGGCATCGCCGCACAACACGGCAATGCCTCGATCGGCGCGCTGGCGTCGGCCTGTTCCACCAGCGAAGAGCTCTACCTGCTCGGCCAGCTGGTGCGTGGCCTGGGCAGCGACAACATCGATCACCGCCTGCGTCACGCCGACTTCCGACAGGACGCCGGTGCGGTGCGCTGGCTCGGTACTTCGATCGCGAGCCTGTCGACGCTCGATCGCGCGCTGGTCGTCGGCTCGTTCCTGCGCAAGGATCACCCGCTGTTCGCGCAGCGGCTGCGCCAGGCGGCGCGCCGCGGTGCGCAGGTCACCCGCGTGCATGCGCTGGCCGACAATTGGCTGATCAGCATCGCCGCCGAAGCCGTCGGCGCGCCGAGCGAATGGGTCACGCTGCTGGGCGAGATCGCCAGTGCGATCGCGGCAGCCAAGGGCGTTGCCGCACCGTTCGCGCTGACCGCCGGCGCGCAGGCTCAGGCCATCGCGCAGAGTCTGCTCGGTGGTGAACGCAAGGCCGTGCTGCTCGGCAACGCCGCAGCGCAGCATCCGCAAGCCGACGATCTGCTGGCCTTGGCCAACTGGATCGCAGAACAGACCGGCGCCAGCGTCGGCTACCTGGGCGAAGCCGGCAACAGCGTCGGCGCCCAGCTGGTCGGTGCGCAGCCGCAGCAAGGCGGCCTCGACGCCGGCCAGATGCTGGCCCAGCCGCGCAAGGCCTATCTGCTGTTCAACACCGAGCCGGTGCTGGACGCGGCCAACGCAGCCCGTGCCGCCAAGGCGCTGGCCGCCGCCGACATGGTGGTGGCGTTCAGCCCCTTCAGCGCCAACCTCGAACACGCCGACGTGCTGCTGCCGATCGCGCCGTTCACCGAGACCGGTGGCAGCTTCGTCAATGCCGACGGCCGCGTGCAGAGCTTCCACGGCGTCGTGCGTCCGCTGGGCGACACCCGTCCGGGCTGGAAGGTGCTGCGCGTGCTCGGCAACCTGCTGGGCCTGCCGGGCTTCACGCAGGAGACGGTCGAGGAAGTGCGTGCCCAGGCTTACGGCGATGTCGCCACGATCCCGGCCCGTCTGTCCAACCGCACCCGCACGCTGGCGCGCACGGCGGCCACGCCGCAGGGTCTGCAGCGTCTGGCCGACGTGCCCATCTACGCCACCGATTCGACGGTGCGCCGCGCCCCGGCGCTGCAGCGCACGGCCGATGCCGCCGCATCCGTGGTCAGCGTGCCGTCCGAGCTGTGGGGCCGGCTCGGCCTCGTGGCGGGCGCCTCGCTGCGCATCACGCAAGACGGTGCCTCGGTGACCTTGCCGGCTCAGCTCGATGCCAGCCTGGCCGCCAACACCGTGCGCGTGAGCGCGGCGCTTTCCGCCACCGCAGTCCTGGGTGACGCCTTCGGCACCCTTGCCGTCGAACCCGCCTGA